Proteins from a genomic interval of Kitasatospora kifunensis:
- the casB gene encoding type I-E CRISPR-associated protein Cse2/CasB — protein MPLAPPPPGERTALTSVGITAGTEIARLQRGYLGRRSDAVAALARLRRGAGRDAAAVPELWGLLALDPLYEQPDLDQTRAENSLYTAMTLWAVHQQSQSSPMHQRGQEVGAAVRRLMRPGEIDDAILKRFVRAGTASTLTLLSVRLRELVTLLRRDGVGLDYAVLADQLYWWQFPGRADGVRRAWGRSFHASRRDAEPDPPVDGPAAS, from the coding sequence ATGCCCCTCGCCCCACCCCCTCCTGGGGAACGCACCGCCCTCACCTCGGTCGGCATCACCGCCGGCACTGAGATCGCTCGCCTGCAGCGTGGTTACCTCGGTCGGCGCTCAGATGCCGTGGCCGCGCTCGCACGACTGCGCCGCGGCGCCGGCCGGGATGCCGCCGCCGTACCGGAGCTGTGGGGGCTGCTCGCCCTCGACCCGCTGTACGAGCAGCCCGATCTCGACCAGACCCGGGCGGAGAACTCCCTATACACCGCCATGACCCTGTGGGCCGTTCACCAGCAGTCGCAGAGCAGCCCGATGCACCAGCGCGGCCAAGAAGTGGGGGCGGCCGTGCGCCGATTGATGCGACCGGGCGAGATCGACGATGCGATCCTCAAGCGCTTCGTCCGCGCCGGCACCGCTTCCACGCTCACGCTGCTGTCAGTCCGCCTCCGCGAGCTCGTCACTCTGCTGCGGCGCGACGGGGTCGGCCTCGACTACGCCGTGCTGGCCGACCAGCTCTACTGGTGGCAGTTTCCCGGCCGAGCGGACGGCGTTCGCCGCGCCTGGGGTCGTTCGTTCCACGCCTCCCGGCGAGACGCCGAGCCGGATCCGCCGGTCGATGGCCCCGCTGCCTCCTGA
- the cas3 gene encoding CRISPR-associated helicase Cas3', with amino-acid sequence MEPAQVMSEAARTVWAKHDKDDDGWLPLWQHMADSGAVAGLLWDNWLPAQVRRLVADVMPQGESDARRLAVWLARVHDIGKATPAFAYQVEALAERMRTAGLAMPPAHVLQADRKLAPHGLAGQLLLQQWLEQRHSWRRPAGAQFAVVVGGHHGVPPEDPQITALRRRPELLHGSGPAEALWQSVQAELLELCAQQAGVVERLADWRQVQLPQAVQVLLSALVIVADWIASNRTLFPYVSAAGETGEAERAQAAWDQLDLPGPWQPAAPPSDTTELFAARFDLPEGAKPRPVQEAAARIARTMAAPGLLIVEAPMGEGKTEAALAATEVLAARSGAGGVFFALPTMATSNAMFPRLLDWLDRVPAPAGQQLSVLLAHSKAALNRDFNQLRTARGRSRLVSVEMDGAEELPRPGGELRSAPAELVAHQWLSGRKKGMLSSFVAGTIDQLLFAGLKSRHLALRHLALAGKVVVIDEAHAYDAFMNCYLDRVLEWLGAYRVPVVVLSATLPAGRRAELAAAYAGASVQEQAYAALATTEAYPLITAVAPGHAPVQDQPAASGRASEVQVEALSDDLDVLTNRLASELVDGGCVLVVRNTVNRVLETAEALRKRFGATAVTVAHARFVDADRAVKDEDLLARFGPMKACLAARPHRHIVVASQVAEQSLDVDFDLLVTDLAPIDLLLQRTGRLHRHSRVRPNRLRVARCLVTGADWQVPVPVPVSGSRTVYGLYALLRSAAVLQPHLSGRGLRLPQDISPLVQQAYGAGAVGPVHWTEALDEARVRHEKELADKEQRAGVFRIAAAARAGRPLTGWLSAGVGDADDTRAGRAQVRDSQESVEVIAVQQLPDGSLQTFPWLAEERGGLPLPQDAVPPGKAARAAAASALRLPLQLSQPRIIAQVIAELERFCPPAWQSKESHWLAGELILPFDADGRTRLAGVLLTYSRDDGLEVQSDS; translated from the coding sequence ATGGAACCCGCGCAGGTGATGTCCGAGGCCGCACGAACGGTCTGGGCCAAGCACGACAAGGACGACGACGGCTGGCTGCCGCTGTGGCAGCACATGGCCGACAGCGGAGCCGTCGCCGGCCTGCTGTGGGACAACTGGCTGCCTGCTCAAGTACGCCGACTGGTCGCGGATGTGATGCCGCAGGGCGAATCCGACGCACGGCGGTTGGCGGTCTGGTTGGCACGCGTGCACGACATCGGGAAGGCGACACCGGCCTTCGCCTACCAGGTCGAGGCGCTTGCCGAGCGAATGCGGACGGCCGGGCTAGCCATGCCGCCCGCGCACGTCCTGCAGGCGGATCGGAAGCTCGCCCCACACGGACTGGCAGGACAGCTGCTGCTCCAGCAGTGGCTGGAGCAGCGACACAGCTGGCGCCGCCCGGCCGGTGCACAGTTCGCGGTCGTGGTGGGCGGCCACCACGGTGTACCCCCTGAGGATCCACAGATCACGGCACTCAGGCGGCGACCCGAACTGCTTCACGGGTCCGGGCCTGCCGAAGCGCTCTGGCAGTCCGTGCAGGCGGAGTTGCTGGAACTGTGCGCGCAGCAGGCAGGTGTGGTCGAAAGACTGGCGGACTGGCGGCAGGTGCAGCTCCCGCAGGCTGTGCAGGTGCTGCTGTCGGCGCTGGTGATCGTGGCGGACTGGATCGCCAGCAATCGGACCCTGTTCCCGTACGTCTCCGCTGCGGGCGAAACGGGTGAGGCGGAGCGTGCACAGGCAGCTTGGGATCAGCTAGACCTGCCCGGTCCTTGGCAACCCGCCGCGCCGCCGTCCGACACCACTGAACTCTTCGCGGCCCGCTTCGACCTGCCCGAAGGTGCTAAGCCACGGCCAGTGCAGGAGGCAGCAGCACGCATCGCGCGGACGATGGCGGCGCCCGGCCTGCTGATCGTCGAGGCCCCGATGGGTGAGGGCAAGACCGAGGCGGCGCTGGCCGCCACAGAGGTGCTCGCTGCACGCAGCGGCGCCGGCGGGGTCTTCTTCGCCCTACCGACCATGGCCACGAGCAATGCGATGTTCCCTCGGCTGCTGGATTGGTTGGATCGGGTACCGGCGCCGGCGGGACAGCAGCTGTCCGTCCTGCTGGCGCACTCGAAAGCGGCCTTGAACAGGGACTTCAACCAGCTTCGGACCGCTCGCGGACGCAGCCGTCTGGTCTCGGTCGAAATGGATGGTGCAGAGGAACTTCCGCGGCCGGGTGGTGAGCTGCGGTCGGCACCCGCCGAGCTGGTTGCGCACCAGTGGCTGAGCGGCCGGAAGAAGGGAATGCTCTCCTCCTTCGTCGCGGGCACCATCGATCAGCTGCTGTTCGCCGGTCTCAAGAGTCGCCACCTGGCCCTGAGGCACTTGGCGCTGGCGGGCAAGGTGGTGGTGATCGACGAGGCACACGCGTACGACGCCTTTATGAACTGCTACCTCGACCGTGTCTTGGAGTGGCTGGGGGCGTACCGGGTTCCGGTGGTCGTGCTGTCCGCGACGCTGCCCGCCGGGCGCAGGGCGGAGCTGGCGGCGGCATACGCCGGTGCCTCGGTGCAGGAGCAGGCGTACGCCGCCCTGGCCACAACCGAGGCCTACCCTCTGATCACCGCGGTAGCCCCCGGGCACGCACCGGTACAGGACCAACCCGCTGCCTCGGGGCGCGCGTCCGAAGTCCAGGTCGAAGCTCTCTCCGACGATCTCGATGTGTTGACCAACCGGCTGGCGAGTGAGCTGGTCGACGGCGGGTGCGTCCTGGTGGTCCGCAACACGGTCAACCGGGTGCTGGAGACGGCCGAAGCACTCCGCAAGCGCTTCGGCGCCACTGCGGTGACCGTGGCGCACGCGCGGTTCGTGGACGCCGACCGGGCGGTGAAGGACGAGGACTTGCTGGCGAGGTTCGGGCCGATGAAGGCGTGCCTGGCGGCCCGGCCGCACCGGCACATCGTGGTGGCAAGCCAGGTCGCTGAGCAGTCACTGGACGTCGACTTCGACCTTCTGGTGACCGACCTCGCCCCAATCGACCTGCTGCTGCAGCGCACGGGTAGGCTCCACCGCCACAGCAGGGTCCGGCCGAACCGGCTGCGCGTTGCCCGCTGCCTGGTGACCGGAGCCGACTGGCAGGTGCCGGTCCCGGTTCCGGTGAGCGGCTCGCGGACCGTGTACGGACTGTATGCCCTGCTGCGCTCGGCGGCCGTGCTCCAGCCGCACCTGTCGGGCCGTGGTCTTCGACTGCCGCAGGACATCAGCCCGCTCGTCCAACAGGCATACGGGGCAGGTGCGGTAGGCCCGGTGCACTGGACCGAGGCCCTGGACGAGGCTCGTGTGCGGCACGAGAAGGAACTGGCCGACAAGGAGCAGCGGGCCGGGGTGTTCCGGATCGCGGCGGCAGCCCGCGCGGGACGGCCGCTGACCGGCTGGCTGTCCGCCGGGGTGGGCGACGCCGACGACACCCGAGCGGGCCGTGCCCAGGTCCGCGACAGCCAGGAGAGTGTCGAGGTGATCGCCGTGCAGCAACTACCCGACGGCTCCCTGCAGACCTTCCCCTGGCTGGCGGAGGAGCGCGGCGGGCTCCCGTTGCCGCAGGACGCGGTCCCCCCGGGCAAGGCCGCCCGCGCTGCAGCGGCCAGCGCGCTGCGACTGCCACTGCAGCTGTCGCAGCCGCGCATCATCGCCCAAGTGATCGCCGAGCTGGAGAGGTTCTGTCCTCCGGCCTGGCAGTCCAAGGAAAGCCATTGGCTCGCAGGTGAATTGATTCTTCCGTTCGACGCTGACGGTCGGACGCGGTTGGCAGGGGTCCTCCTGACGTACAGCCGCGACGACGGTCTGGAGGTGCAAAGTGACTCGTGA
- the casA gene encoding type I-E CRISPR-associated protein Cse1/CasA, which yields MLDGGERELSLREVFVQADAIRRLSGDVPTQDFALLRLLLAVLHDVLDGPQDTDEWAELWHSDDPFAGLPDYLDRHRQRFDLCHPTTPFFQVPGLTTGKDGVFPLNRLVADVPNGDPFFTTRFPGVQRLSFAEAARWLVHAHAFDTSGIKTGVLDDPRTTGGRAYPQGPAWAGNLGGVTVEGANLRETLLLNLIAPDSTQHNDLPTWRRPPDGPGTGDITHRPAGLRDLYTWQSRRVRLQADTDGVFGALLTYGDPLAPQNKHTVEPMTAWRRSRAQEKKHDAQLIYMPREHDPERAAWRGLAALLGADDRTAATAGGRPAEVLQPTLVHWLGRLENDGLLPDGKLVRLRTYGTVYGTQQSVVDEIVSDEVAMAVVLLDESDRQLTTCAVNAVSHAEEAVDVLGNLAHDLVVAAVANDKRRVQGDDKTVAEIARDQARDRAYGELDGQYRSWLAAIRPGGDPQELTATWQRAARREIVRLAEQLLTAAGERAWSGRMVQFKDGSERWVNTASAELRFRKQLNDALPYARPANTETGSDDSDA from the coding sequence TTGCTAGACGGCGGTGAGCGAGAACTGTCCCTGCGCGAGGTCTTCGTGCAGGCGGACGCGATCCGCCGGCTGTCCGGAGACGTCCCCACCCAGGACTTCGCACTGCTGCGGCTGCTCCTCGCCGTCCTGCACGACGTGCTGGACGGGCCCCAGGACACGGACGAATGGGCCGAATTGTGGCATTCCGACGACCCGTTCGCCGGCCTGCCCGACTACCTGGATCGGCACCGCCAGCGGTTCGACCTGTGCCACCCGACCACGCCCTTCTTCCAGGTTCCAGGCCTGACCACCGGCAAGGACGGGGTATTCCCACTGAACCGGCTGGTCGCGGACGTGCCGAACGGTGACCCGTTCTTCACCACCCGGTTCCCGGGCGTCCAACGGCTATCGTTCGCCGAAGCGGCCCGCTGGCTCGTGCACGCGCACGCCTTCGACACCTCCGGCATCAAGACGGGCGTCCTGGACGACCCGCGCACCACGGGCGGCCGGGCCTACCCGCAAGGCCCGGCCTGGGCCGGGAACCTGGGCGGAGTCACCGTCGAAGGCGCGAACCTGCGCGAGACGCTGCTACTCAACCTGATCGCGCCCGACAGTACCCAGCACAACGACCTTCCGACCTGGCGCCGGCCACCGGACGGTCCAGGGACAGGCGACATCACCCACCGTCCCGCCGGGCTCCGCGACCTGTACACCTGGCAGTCGCGACGTGTGCGTCTGCAGGCCGACACCGACGGCGTGTTCGGCGCGCTGCTGACCTACGGCGATCCGCTCGCCCCGCAGAACAAGCACACGGTCGAGCCGATGACCGCCTGGCGGCGCAGCCGGGCCCAGGAGAAGAAGCATGACGCTCAGCTGATCTACATGCCACGCGAGCACGACCCGGAGCGCGCCGCCTGGCGCGGCCTGGCCGCGCTGCTTGGTGCGGACGACCGCACGGCGGCTACCGCCGGCGGTCGGCCGGCCGAGGTCCTGCAACCGACGCTGGTCCATTGGTTGGGGCGCTTGGAGAACGACGGTCTGCTTCCGGACGGGAAGCTGGTGCGGCTGCGTACCTACGGCACCGTGTACGGCACCCAGCAGTCCGTGGTCGACGAGATCGTTTCCGACGAGGTCGCGATGGCCGTCGTGCTGCTGGACGAGTCCGACCGCCAGCTGACCACCTGCGCTGTGAACGCCGTCTCGCATGCCGAGGAGGCAGTGGACGTCCTCGGCAACCTTGCGCACGATCTGGTGGTAGCCGCGGTTGCCAACGACAAGCGCCGGGTCCAGGGCGACGACAAAACGGTGGCCGAAATCGCTCGAGACCAGGCCCGCGACCGCGCGTACGGCGAGTTGGACGGCCAGTACCGCAGCTGGCTGGCGGCCATCAGGCCCGGCGGCGACCCTCAGGAACTCACCGCGACCTGGCAGCGCGCAGCCCGCCGGGAGATCGTCCGCCTCGCAGAGCAGTTGCTGACAGCCGCCGGGGAGCGGGCCTGGAGCGGCCGGATGGTGCAGTTCAAAGACGGCTCCGAGCGATGGGTCAACACCGCCTCAGCTGAACTTCGCTTCCGCAAGCAACTGAACGACGCCTTGCCGTACGCCCGTCCGGCCAATACCGAGACCGGCTCCGACGACTCCGACGCATAG
- the cas1e gene encoding type I-E CRISPR-associated endonuclease Cas1e codes for MSAGQRPASTPVELARAGDRLSFVYLERCVVHRDANAITAESASGTTHIPSATIGTLLLGPGTRISHQAMSVLGETGAGVVWVGENGVRYYAGGRALTRSAALAEAQASCWANRRSRLEVARAMYRLRFPGENVDGLMRRELLGREGQRVKDCYRANAERTGVPWRGRRYRPGDFSSGDPVNQAITAAAQVMYGISHAIVTALGCSPALGFIHSGHELSFVLDIADLYKTEIGIPVAFDTAATSPEDVGPATRRALRDRIHSLGLLDRIVDDIKGLVLPRSSRSSANTATDSELEREVDQMTLQSDHDASLPAGTNWDTWNAGEAW; via the coding sequence ATGAGCGCCGGCCAAAGGCCTGCGAGCACCCCGGTGGAGCTGGCTCGCGCAGGCGACCGGCTCTCCTTCGTCTATCTCGAACGGTGCGTCGTCCACCGCGACGCCAACGCGATTACCGCCGAGAGCGCCTCGGGCACGACGCACATCCCCTCCGCCACCATCGGAACGCTCCTGCTCGGACCGGGTACCCGCATTAGCCACCAAGCGATGAGCGTCCTCGGTGAAACCGGCGCCGGAGTCGTCTGGGTGGGGGAGAACGGTGTGCGCTACTACGCCGGCGGCCGCGCCTTGACCCGCTCGGCCGCGCTCGCGGAGGCTCAGGCCTCTTGCTGGGCCAACCGCCGCAGCCGGCTGGAGGTCGCGCGGGCCATGTACCGGCTCCGGTTTCCCGGGGAGAACGTGGACGGCCTGATGCGTCGCGAACTCCTCGGCCGCGAGGGCCAGCGCGTGAAGGACTGCTACCGGGCCAACGCCGAGCGAACCGGCGTCCCCTGGCGAGGTCGCCGCTACAGACCGGGCGACTTCAGCTCCGGCGACCCCGTCAACCAAGCCATCACCGCCGCGGCACAGGTGATGTACGGCATCAGCCACGCCATTGTCACAGCCCTTGGCTGCTCTCCTGCCCTCGGCTTCATCCACTCCGGGCACGAGCTGTCCTTCGTCCTGGACATCGCGGACCTGTACAAGACCGAGATCGGAATCCCGGTTGCCTTCGACACGGCCGCCACCTCGCCCGAAGATGTCGGCCCCGCCACCCGGCGAGCACTGCGCGACCGCATCCACAGCCTTGGCCTACTCGACCGCATCGTCGACGACATCAAGGGCCTTGTGCTACCGCGCAGCAGCCGCTCGAGCGCGAACACGGCTACGGATTCCGAGCTCGAGCGAGAGGTAGACCAGATGACCCTTCAGTCCGACCACGACGCCAGCCTTCCAGCGGGCACCAACTGGGACACGTGGAACGCTGGCGAGGCCTGGTGA
- the cas6e gene encoding type I-E CRISPR-associated protein Cas6/Cse3/CasE, with the protein MYLTRFRLNAARPGARKLIASSQALHAAVMSSFPDLLPSAAGRPRVLWRLDRNAAAELLLYVVSPGRPDLTHLVEQAGWPAAAASGTPGWQTYGYAPFLDRLDKGGIWNFRLTANPVHSVRVRDGQPTKRTAHVTTQHQIEWLLGRQEVGGFRIQEKPQERRRTERGDLHQLVVRDQRSLEFRKTGSTGPVTIKTVTYDGRLEVTDADALRKVLTEGLGKAKAYGCGLMTLAPIST; encoded by the coding sequence ATGTACCTCACCCGGTTCCGTCTCAACGCAGCCCGCCCCGGCGCTCGAAAGCTGATCGCCTCCTCGCAGGCGCTCCATGCCGCCGTCATGTCCTCCTTCCCCGACCTGCTGCCCAGCGCCGCCGGCCGGCCGCGCGTGCTGTGGCGCCTGGATCGCAACGCCGCCGCGGAACTGCTGCTCTACGTGGTGAGCCCCGGCCGCCCGGATCTGACGCACCTCGTCGAACAGGCCGGCTGGCCCGCTGCTGCGGCCTCCGGCACGCCCGGCTGGCAGACGTACGGCTACGCGCCGTTCCTGGATCGCCTCGACAAGGGCGGCATCTGGAACTTCCGCCTGACCGCCAACCCTGTGCACAGCGTCCGGGTGCGCGACGGGCAACCGACCAAGCGCACCGCGCACGTCACCACCCAGCACCAGATCGAATGGCTGCTGGGGCGCCAGGAGGTCGGGGGGTTCCGCATCCAGGAAAAACCTCAGGAGCGTCGGCGAACCGAGCGCGGGGACCTTCATCAGCTCGTGGTCCGCGACCAGCGTTCACTGGAGTTCCGCAAGACCGGCTCCACTGGGCCCGTCACGATCAAAACCGTCACCTACGACGGGCGGCTCGAAGTCACGGACGCCGATGCGCTGCGCAAGGTCCTCACCGAAGGGCTGGGCAAGGCCAAAGCCTACGGCTGCGGACTGATGACCCTTGCGCCAATCAGCACCTGA
- the cas5e gene encoding type I-E CRISPR-associated protein Cas5/CasD: MSVLTLQLAGPLQSWGASARFARRTTENAPTKSGVLGLLAAARGLTRDADAELAELATLRFGVRIDQPGTRVRDFQTAHDLDTDESMPLSERFYLADAVFVAAVAGADPMLATLYQALRRPAYLPYLGRRSCPPARPVELAVHPGGDLVGVLRAEPWRAADWYRRRRARETDVELTLLTEVPAPGSTPNATLRDQPLSFDPRHRRYALRSVHTSTVTVPNPQARARQTVPPHDPTSLLDLA; the protein is encoded by the coding sequence ATGAGTGTCCTGACGCTGCAACTGGCCGGCCCCCTGCAGTCCTGGGGCGCCTCTGCCCGCTTCGCCCGCCGGACGACCGAGAACGCACCGACCAAGAGCGGGGTGCTCGGTCTGCTAGCCGCCGCCCGCGGACTGACCCGGGACGCCGACGCAGAGCTCGCCGAACTCGCAACCCTGCGGTTCGGTGTGCGGATCGACCAACCCGGCACCCGGGTTCGGGACTTCCAGACCGCTCACGATCTGGACACCGACGAATCGATGCCACTCTCGGAGCGGTTCTATCTGGCGGACGCGGTCTTCGTCGCAGCCGTCGCAGGCGCCGATCCGATGCTGGCCACGCTGTACCAGGCGCTGCGCCGCCCCGCCTACCTCCCCTACCTGGGCAGGCGTTCCTGCCCGCCGGCGCGGCCCGTCGAGCTCGCCGTCCACCCGGGCGGCGATCTCGTCGGCGTACTGCGCGCCGAGCCATGGCGTGCCGCCGACTGGTACCGGCGCCGTCGCGCGCGCGAGACGGATGTGGAGCTGACCCTGTTGACCGAGGTTCCGGCCCCAGGCAGCACTCCCAACGCCACGCTGCGCGACCAACCGCTCAGCTTCGACCCCCGGCACCGTCGGTACGCGCTGCGCAGCGTACACACCTCCACCGTGACCGTTCCCAACCCTCAGGCCCGCGCCCGCCAGACCGTGCCCCCGCACGACCCGACCAGCCTCCTGGACCTTGCCTGA
- the cas7e gene encoding type I-E CRISPR-associated protein Cas7/Cse4/CasC encodes MTNRTIVEVHALQNVPPSNINRDDTGAPKTAVYGGVTRARVSSQAWKRATRKHFTTVLDPSELGVRTKQVAVLLAQRIAAKQAELVGAPAMALAVEVLQAATGAKIEAPKRKSAKSGGEDVGTPEAAPQSSYLMFLSNRQFDALADLAVEGGADIKAFLKDKEQKDRAKKIANTRHSVDIALFGRMVANAADINVDAAAQVAHALSVHRVESESDYYTAVDDQNTADETGAGMIGTVDFNSATLYRYAAVDVDRLEDNLGKGLSEDDSPATPVRRAVEVFLDGFVSSLPTGKINTFGNHTLPDVVIVKLRSSRPISFVSAFERPVTADEFGGHLEPACARLADYVPEIERAYGEEDTDTWVLRVGPATRKLADLGTEVPSMRQLTALVGAAVAERLEHHG; translated from the coding sequence ATGACCAACCGCACCATCGTCGAGGTCCACGCCCTCCAGAACGTGCCACCGAGCAACATCAACAGGGACGACACCGGGGCCCCGAAGACCGCCGTGTACGGCGGCGTCACCCGTGCTCGTGTCTCCAGCCAGGCCTGGAAGCGCGCCACGCGCAAGCACTTCACCACCGTGCTCGACCCGAGCGAACTCGGGGTGCGCACCAAGCAGGTAGCCGTGTTGCTGGCGCAGCGGATCGCCGCCAAGCAGGCCGAGCTGGTGGGTGCGCCGGCCATGGCCCTCGCCGTCGAGGTCCTGCAGGCCGCCACCGGCGCGAAGATCGAGGCGCCGAAGCGCAAGAGCGCGAAGTCGGGTGGTGAGGACGTCGGCACCCCCGAAGCCGCACCGCAGTCCTCCTACCTGATGTTCCTGAGCAACCGCCAGTTCGACGCTCTGGCCGATCTCGCGGTCGAGGGTGGCGCCGACATCAAGGCGTTCCTCAAGGACAAGGAGCAGAAGGACCGCGCGAAGAAGATCGCCAACACCCGGCACTCGGTGGACATCGCCCTGTTCGGGCGCATGGTCGCCAACGCCGCCGACATCAATGTCGACGCCGCCGCCCAGGTGGCTCACGCGTTGAGCGTCCACCGGGTGGAGAGCGAATCGGACTACTACACCGCTGTGGACGACCAGAACACCGCTGACGAGACCGGGGCCGGCATGATCGGAACCGTCGACTTCAACTCCGCCACGCTGTACCGATACGCCGCTGTCGACGTCGACCGGCTCGAGGACAACCTCGGTAAGGGCCTGTCCGAGGACGACTCACCAGCGACTCCGGTGCGCCGAGCGGTCGAGGTGTTCCTGGACGGCTTCGTCTCCTCCCTGCCCACCGGAAAGATCAACACCTTCGGCAACCACACCCTGCCGGACGTCGTGATCGTCAAGCTCCGTTCCAGCCGCCCGATCAGCTTCGTCTCCGCCTTCGAACGTCCCGTCACCGCTGATGAGTTCGGCGGCCACCTGGAGCCTGCCTGTGCTCGCCTCGCGGACTACGTGCCCGAGATCGAGCGCGCCTACGGTGAGGAGGACACGGACACCTGGGTTCTGCGCGTCGGCCCTGCTACCCGCAAGCTCGCCGACCTCGGCACAGAGGTGCCCAGCATGAGGCAGCTCACCGCACTGGTCGGCGCTGCCGTCGCCGAGCGCCTGGAGCACCACGGATGA
- the cas2e gene encoding type I-E CRISPR-associated endoribonuclease Cas2e, translating into MTVIVLTNCPAGLRGFLTRWLLEISAGVFIGTPSARIRDLLWSEVRAYAGQGRALLVHSTNTEQGFTFSTHDHAWEPTDHEGLTLIHRPATPPITTATDPKPGWSKAAKRRFGRR; encoded by the coding sequence GTGACCGTCATCGTGCTGACCAACTGCCCAGCCGGCCTCCGTGGCTTCCTCACCCGCTGGCTCCTGGAGATCTCCGCCGGTGTCTTCATTGGCACGCCATCAGCGCGAATTCGGGACCTACTGTGGAGTGAAGTCCGAGCCTACGCAGGCCAGGGCCGTGCCTTACTCGTCCACAGCACCAACACCGAACAGGGCTTCACCTTCAGTACCCACGACCACGCCTGGGAGCCCACCGACCACGAAGGCCTGACGCTGATTCACCGCCCCGCCACACCCCCGATCACGACGGCCACCGATCCGAAGCCGGGCTGGAGCAAAGCCGCGAAGCGCCGCTTCGGGCGACGCTGA
- a CDS encoding AAA family ATPase: MTDHDPAAAQAPARTPGERAERAVAEILDDLDQAVGRGVVVDSPPGAGKSTLVVRATGHLAAAGQQLMIIAQTNEQVDDLTDRLAREHPDLPLGRLHGNAVALPERVTRHPQVRTSPRIKALRELPVVLSTAKKWSYVTPDTCEPWRWAIVDEAYQMRSDALLATAPLFGGPDARVLFVGDPGQLDPFSTVETDRWRGLSWDPLLNAVDVTLAHTGDLARHQLPVSWRLPASAAPLVEDAFYPYYPFESGTGLDDRRLSFAAAAHTDLPVDRVLARAADSGWGLLELEARHTLDHDPEVAEALAATAARLLERGAMTDGSPLTEERIAIGAARTLQASAVRHRLADRGLTGITVDTANRLQGREFDVTLVWHPLSGRLDASAFHLEAGRLCVLLSRHRYACIVVARAGIRDVLDRHPTTRPVHLDVKPKFPDGWRAHQTVMAHLERPAHRVRTI, encoded by the coding sequence ATGACCGACCACGACCCGGCTGCCGCCCAGGCACCCGCACGCACACCAGGCGAGCGCGCCGAACGGGCTGTCGCGGAGATCCTCGACGACCTGGACCAGGCCGTCGGGCGCGGCGTCGTCGTGGACTCCCCACCCGGCGCCGGCAAGTCCACCCTGGTGGTGCGCGCCACGGGTCACTTAGCTGCGGCCGGACAGCAGTTGATGATCATCGCACAGACCAACGAGCAGGTCGACGACCTCACGGACCGCTTGGCCCGCGAGCACCCGGACCTTCCGCTCGGTCGGCTGCACGGCAACGCGGTAGCTCTCCCCGAGCGTGTCACCCGCCATCCGCAGGTGCGCACCTCCCCGCGGATCAAGGCGCTGCGCGAACTGCCGGTGGTGCTCTCGACCGCGAAGAAGTGGTCGTACGTGACGCCGGACACGTGCGAGCCGTGGCGCTGGGCGATCGTGGACGAGGCGTACCAGATGCGCTCGGACGCGCTGCTCGCCACCGCACCACTGTTCGGCGGGCCGGACGCGCGGGTGTTGTTCGTCGGCGACCCCGGGCAGCTCGATCCCTTCTCCACCGTGGAGACGGACCGCTGGCGGGGCCTGAGCTGGGATCCTCTGTTGAACGCCGTGGACGTCACCCTCGCTCACACCGGTGACCTAGCGCGCCATCAGCTGCCGGTCTCCTGGCGGCTACCCGCCAGTGCCGCACCGCTGGTCGAGGATGCGTTCTACCCGTACTACCCGTTCGAGTCCGGCACCGGGCTCGACGACCGTCGGCTGAGCTTCGCTGCCGCCGCGCACACCGATCTACCAGTCGACAGGGTCCTCGCCCGCGCCGCCGACTCCGGCTGGGGTCTGCTGGAGCTCGAAGCACGGCACACCCTGGACCACGACCCGGAGGTCGCCGAGGCCCTCGCCGCCACCGCAGCCCGGCTGCTCGAGCGCGGTGCCATGACTGACGGAAGCCCGCTCACCGAGGAACGTATCGCGATCGGCGCCGCTCGCACGCTGCAGGCGTCCGCCGTCCGCCATCGGCTCGCCGATCGCGGCCTGACCGGCATCACGGTGGACACCGCCAACCGGCTACAGGGACGCGAGTTCGACGTGACGCTGGTGTGGCACCCACTCTCCGGGCGGCTGGACGCGAGCGCTTTCCATCTGGAGGCAGGCCGCCTCTGCGTGCTGCTGTCACGGCACCGGTACGCCTGCATCGTGGTCGCGCGAGCCGGCATTCGTGACGTCCTCGACCGGCATCCGACGACCCGACCGGTCCATCTCGACGTAAAACCCAAGTTCCCGGACGGCTGGCGCGCCCACCAGACCGTCATGGCCCACCTGGAGCGGCCCGCGCACCGGGTCAGGACGATCTGA